gtgaataaaaatatagctccaagtaaagttactgatggaagtagacgaaagaggggatgccttccggggcatccccaagctttggcttttaggtgtccttagattatcttgggggtgccatgggcatcgccaagcttaggctcttgccactccttgttccataatccatcaaatctttcacccaaaacttgaaaacttcacaacacaaaactcagcagaaaatctcgtgagctccgttagtgaaagaaaacaaaagaccactccaaggtactgtaatgaactcattatttatttatattggtgttaaacctaccgtattccaacttctctatggtttataaactcttttactagccatagattcatcaaaataagcaaacaacacacgaaaaaccgaatctgtcaaaaacagaacagtctgtagtaatccgtaactaacgcaaacttctggaactccaaaacatcataaaaaataggacgacctagaaaatttgtttattgatcagcagcaatttgaatcaatattttatcaccttgtggtgatttttaacaattattttcgtgaacagaaagtttctggaattttctgcaaggtcaaataactatcatccaagaagatcctataggtttaacttggcacaaacactaattaaaacataaaacacatctaacctgaggatagaacaaatatttattcctaaacagaagcaaaaagcaaaaaaactaaaaataaaattgggttgcctcccaacaagcgctatcgtttaacacccctagctaggcataatagcaaggatagatctaggtagtgccatctttggtaggcaatccataagtggctctcataatagattcatatggtaattttattttatttctagggaagtgttccatgcctttctttaatggaaattggaatctaatattcccttccttcatatcaataattgcaccaatcgttctaaggaaaggtctaccaagaataataggacatgaaggattgcaatctatgtcaagaacaataaaatctacaggcacatagttcctatttgcaacaataagaacatcattaattcttcccataggtttcttataagtggaatccgcaaggtgcaagtttaaagagcaatcatcaaaatcacggaaacctagcaaatcgcacaaagtttttggaatcgtggaaacactagcacccaaatcacacaaagcatagcattcatgatctttaattttaattttaatagtaggttcccactcatcataaagttttctagggatagaaacttccaactcaagtttttcttcataagattgcatcaaagcatcaacgatatgtttggtaaaggctttattttgactataagcatgaggagaatttagcacggattgcaaaaaggaaatacaatctatcaaagagcaattatcataattaaattccttgaaatccaagatagtgggttcattaatatctaatgttttgatctcttcaatcccacttttatcaattttagcattaagatctaaaaactccgaatttctggaacgccttctaggtaaaggtggatcatattcagtcccatcattatcaagattcatattgcaaaacaaagatttaataggggacacatcaataacctttagatcttcatctttattttcatcgaaactagaagaacacgctttcacaaaactatctttcttagcacgcatcctagcggttctttctttgcactcatcaatggaaattctcatggctttgagagactcattgatattatgcttaggtggaataagtctaagtttcaaagaatcaacatcaagagaaattctatcaacgttcctagccaattcatcaactttaagcaatttttcttcaagcaaagcattgaaattcttttgcgaattcataaattccttaacactagtctcaaattcagagggcatcttattaaaatttccataagaattgttgtaggaattaccataattattagaggaattactaggataaggcctaggattaaagtttcctctatacgcgttgttaccaaaattattcctaccaacaaaatttacatccaaagattcattattattctcaatcaaagtagacaaaggcatatcattgggatcagaaaaaacactcttagtagcaaataatttcataagttcatccatctttccactcagaacattaatttcttctatcgcatgcacttttctattagtagatctttcagtgtgccattgagaataattaaccataatattatctaggagtttagtagcttctcctaaagtgatttccataaaagtgcctcctgcggccgaatctaaaagatttctagaagcaaaattcaatccggcataaattttttgtataatcatccataaattcaaaccatgcgtagggcaattacgtatcattaatttcatcctctcccaagcttgtgcaacatgttcatgatcgagttgcttaaaattcataatatcgtttctaagagatatgattttagcgggaggaaaatacttagagataaaatcATCTTTGCaattgttccaagaatcaatactatttttaggcaaagacgaaaacaaagctttagcacgatctctaagcgaaaaaggaaatagcttcaatttaacaatatcattgtcaacatctttctttttttgcatatcacacaaatcaacgaagctatttagatgagtagcggcatcttcactaggaaggccggcgaattgatctttcatgacaagattcaacaaagcagcattgatttcacaagattcagtatcggtaagaggagcaatcggagtgctaaggaaatcattattgttgatattggtaaagtcacacaatttggtattatcttgagccatcatgacaaacaagcaaccgaacacacgagcaaacaagaagcaagcgaaaaagaggcgaacgaaaaagagagggcgaataaaacggcaaggatgaagtgggggagaggaaaacgagaggcaaatggcgaataatgtaatgcgggagataagggtttgtgatgggtacttggtatgttgacttttgtgtagacctccccggcaacggcgccagaaatccttcttgctacctcttgagcactccgttggttttcccttgaagagaaaagggtgattcagcaaagtagcgtaagtatttccctcagtttttgagaaccaaggtatcaatccagtaggaggctacacacgagtccctcgcacctacacaacacaaataaatcctcgcaaccaacgcgataaggggttgtcaatccctacacggtcacttacgagagtgagatctgatagatatgataagataatatttttggtatttttttgataaagatgcaaagtaaaataaaaggcaacggaaatagctaagtgttagaagattaatatgatggaaaatagacccggggaccataggtttcactagtggcttctctcgagagcataaatatttacggtgggtgaacaaattactgttgagcaattgacagaattaagcatagttatgagaatatctaggcatgatcatgtatataggcatcacgtccgaaacaagtagaccgactcctgcctgcatctactactattactccacacatcgaccgatatccagcatgcatctagattattaagttcataagaacagaataatgctttaagcaagatgacatgatgtagagggataaactcatgcaatatgatataaaccccatcttgttatcctcgatggcaacaatacaatacgtgccttgctacccctactgtcactgggaaaggacaccgcaagattgaacccaaaagctaagcatttctcccattgcaagaaagatcaatctagtaggacaaaccaaactgataattcgaagagacttgcaaagataaccaatcatacataaaagaattcagaagattcaaatattgttcatagataaacttggtcataaacccacaattcatcggtctcaacaaacacaccgcaaaagaagattacatcgaatagatctccacaagagagggggagaacattgtattgagatccaaaaagagagaagagccatctagctaataactatggacccgaatgtctgaggtaaactactcacacttcatcggagaggctatggtgttgatgtagaagccctccgtgatcgatgccccctccgacggagctccggaacaggccccaagatgggatctcacggatatagaaggttgcggcggtggaattaggtttttggctccgtatctgatcgtttgggggtacgtaggtatatataggaggaaggagtacgtcggtggagcaacgtggggcccacgagggtggagggcgcgccccctacctcgtggcttcctggtagctttcttgacgtagggtccaagtcctctggatcatgttcgttccgaaaatcacgttcccgaaggtttcattccgtttggactccgtttgatattctttttctgcgaaactctgaaataggcaaaaaacagcaattctgggctgggcctccggttaataggttagtcccaaaaataatataaaagtgtataataaagcccaataatgtccaaaacagaagataatatagcatggagcaatcaaaaactatagatacgttggagacgtatcagctgctGCACTTCTACAACTGCCAGTTACACCACATCCCGTCAAAGAGGGTTCTTCACATTGCAAACTTCGTCACATCTTGCGAGTGCTTTCTCGGGACAACCCCTCACTTTAAGTTGTTCCGATACTTCAATCAGGCATGCGTTCAGACCAACGGGGACATCGTCTATGACCCTGCAACACCAAATTCCTTGCCACAGACCTCCGGAAAATAATCCTATACAACCTAGTCTCACGCTTCATCTCATAAGACCCTCGCTAGAGGATCCCACGTGTACTCCACCAATCTTAATGCATCCCTTCTTCCCCAATCCTCCTTGCAATTTATTTCCTGTGTCTGCCGGCATAGCGGCTCACAGCCGTTCCTAGCTCACTCATCAAGTTGAATAGACACACGCAGATCCACCCGCCATGACTGCTACGGCAGCCAAACCTATGAGACAAGCTTCCACTGCTTTGTATTCAAATCATCTGTCCGCCGTGCCGCCGTGCCTCTAGCTGATTAACTGTCGCCGCATTAGGTGCAGCTGCTCCTCACTCTGAGCTGCCGGTCACACCTCTGCCAGCCCGCTACAGGGCAAGAGATTGGCGGAATCACTTCCATAGTCGCTACTAATACACCATAGCTATTGAATCGAATGTCTCCAATGTGTATATGCCTGATCTGTATTTTGTCTCCGCTATTTCGAGATTTGATGTTTAATTGATGAAGCCCAAGCTATCCAGCATGCCCGTCGGTGCACTAGATGGCTAGCTTTTCTACGGTGCCGGGCCTGCCGGCGAGGGGCGCGAGGCCATGTAGGAGACTGTTAGGATTCATGACGCTGGACGCTGGACGCGTGAAGTTTGGGAAGGAGGATTGAGGAAGAAGGGTGCATCAAGATTGGTGAAGAACACGTGGCATCCTCTAGAGTAGGTCTTACGAGATGAAGCGTGAGACCAGGTCGTATGGGATTATTTTCCCGGACCTCCCGAAGCCCCGCAAAGTTAACTGCAGCTGCGTGGACGGCGAGCACCGCACCGCACACGAAGGCGAACGCGAACCTGACGCTGCCGCGCCACACAGCACGCCATTCGCGCGCGGATCGTCGGATGTCACGCCCAGGATTATATTCTCCGGTGCCGCACGTACCATGCGATCGCACAGCTCACATCGAGAGCTTTTCTGTTTGGCGTCGCCGTCAATGAAACACCTCCCCGTCGAGCCGACGACGCCTATAAGTACCTCGCCTGATCGCATCATCACTCCCAAGTAGTACAACCTCTCGACCTCTCACCTAGCGCACATCCATGGCGCGCTTCCTCGTCGCCCTCCTCGCTGCCACCCTGGTCGCGGTAATGGCCGAAGAAGCCACTGAGCAACGCCTGCATCTTCTTTATTTTGGCAAACTGGTGCTAACGGCCAATACTGCCGCTTGCGTTACGTCTCAGGTTCAGGCTGGAGGGCAGCTGGGCCACGCAGCGCCGGCGACGGCGGAGGTGTTCTGGCGCGCCGTGCTGCCGCACTCGCCATTGCCCGACGCCGTTCTCCGCCTCCTCAAACAACCTGCAGCAGGTCTGTCTTGCATGTTCCTCGTCGCCCTCCGTTAACTGTCTTCTTCTCTCGAGTTTGATTGATCACCAAACACAAAAATGCATGCACGCGTACGCGTGGGTGTTGAACTGCACACAGAAGCCACCAGCTTCGTAAGAGACCCCGAGGACAGGCCCCCCTTCGACTACCGTGATTACAGCCGCTCGTCGTCCGATGATGAACCAAGCAAGCGCACCGGCGCCGCCTCCGGAGCGGGGGGCTTCGACTACGACAACTACAGCGGCGCCGACGAACGCCGTGGCGCCACCGATGAATACAAGGCGCCGAGCAGCAGCCCCGCTGGAAGCGGGGCGTCCATGGCTAGGGGCGGCAAGGCGGAGACGACGACGGTATTCTTTCACGAGGAGGCGGTGCGCGTCGGCAAGAGGCTCCCATTCCGCTTCCCCCCGGCGACTCCCGCCGCTCTCGGTTTCCTGCCGCGCCAGGTCGCCGACTCCGTCCCGTTCACGACGGCCGCGCTGCCAGGCGTCCTCGCGACGTTCGGCGTCGCGTCAGACTCCGCCACGGTGGCCAGCATGGAGGCGACGCTGCGCGCCTGCGAGTCGCCGACCATCGCCGGCGAGTCCAAGTTCTGCGCGACTTCGCTGGAGGCCCTGGTGGAGCGCGCCATGGGAGTGCTGGGGACCCGCGACATCAGGCCGGTGACGTCGACGCTGCCCCGCGCCGGCGCCCCGCTGCAGACGTACGCCGTCCGCTCCGTGCGGCCGGTGGAGGGGGGGCCTGTCTTCGTGGCGTGCCACGACGAGGCCTACCCGTACACCGTGTACCGGTGCCACACCACCGGCCCGTCCAGGGCGTACATGGTGGACATGGAGGGCGCTCGCGGCGGCGACGCGGTGACCATCGCCACCGTGTGCCACACCGACACGTCCCTGTGGAACCCAGAGCACGTGTCCTTCAAGCTCCTTGGCACCAAGCCCGGCGGCACGCCGGTCTGCCACCTCATGCCGTACGGGCACATAATCTGGGCCAAGAACGTGAAGCGCTCGACGGCGTGAGCGTCCCGGCCAGCTCTGTTGTCTCGCCGGAACCAAGATCGATGTACTACTGCTACTATCTGCTCCTACCTACGTCTTCTGTTGTTCATACCACCTGCTCTACTGCTGTAGCTCGACACTAGATGATCACCAGAGCAGTGTTTGTAATAAAGGAACAGAACCTGCAGAGCTCTgtttattcaaatttgaaattcgTATTCAACTGTCTCAAGAAACTTGGTACATATTGTATCATTGTGTCACTGATTCATTAGAGCATCTCTAACTGATTCCTTATAATTTAGGCCTATATATGGCCTTTTATCCTTTAACTCATTATATTTGTTTCTCTAAAAAATTGTGGTTCCTAGCCGATCCTCTAAACTTAACTCCGTGTTTTTCTTCATCAAATCTTCCTAGTTTTAGTTTACATACTACATTCCAACTACATATTAGCACACATATTAAACTCAAACATAATAATTAAGGTTCACACATTTCATGGATATTACAAATTTAAAGTCTACAAACAAAATTATTCAAAGTCAAACAACAGAAGGATTCAAATGAAGTAAAGAGCATGATAAAAGCACACTATAAATTGATGTGGAGTAGCCACTGATGCTCAATAAGATCATCTTTGAGCTGGGTATGAACTTCTCGGTTCAAGATGCTTTGATGCGCTACGAGGAATCCCTACATCCGATTTTGCATCATGCTCCCGCTCAACGTGATCGCCATACTGATTAAACTTGATTTTCGAAAAACCTATGACAAAGTCAATTGTGACTTCCTTGTATCTTGCCATCGTGTTAAGGGCTTTTGCGATAAATGGTACGATTGTGTTAAGCCATTCTCTCCATTTTGTTTAACATGGTTGTTGAGTGTCTAGCCAGAATGATTTTGAAAGCCCAAAGCAATCAAATGATTGTGGGCATGGCCCCTGACTTGATTGAAAATGGAGTTGCAGTGCTCCAGTATGCGGATGACACTGTTTTGCGCATTAACCATGAGCCTGACAAAGCTATCAACTTGAAGCTCCTCTTGTTCATGTTTGAGTTGACGTCTAGCTTAAAAGTCAAATATAGTAAGAGTGAAATATTTTCAGTGGGTAGTCACAACACTATCACTGAATTTTAATCACACTTGTTTGGCTGTCAGGTGGGATCTCTCCCTATGAAATATTTGGGTGTGCATGTGACTTTTTCCTCTCTTAGATCTAGTGATCGTAGTTTCCTTGAAGCCAAGGTGATTACAGGATTGGACACTTGAATTGGGAGTACAACTTCCTCTGGGGCTAGACTAACTCTTGTTATCTCAAGTTTATCACGGATCCCTTCTTATCTCATGTCAATGTTCTTATTCAATAAAACGTTTTCGAAAAATCTTGATATGCGTCGTAGGTGTGTTTGTGGGAAGGAGGTGGAAATAAACATAAATACCATATGATGAAATGAAAGATCATTTGTAGGACCAAGAAGAAAGGTGGGCTTGGTGTCCTTGATTTAGAAAAGCAGAACATTACTCTTATGACTAAATGGTGGTGGAAGCTTGAAACTCAATAGGGTTTATGA
This sequence is a window from Aegilops tauschii subsp. strangulata cultivar AL8/78 chromosome 7, Aet v6.0, whole genome shotgun sequence. Protein-coding genes within it:
- the LOC109754908 gene encoding protein RAFTIN 1B; its protein translation is MARFLVALLAATLVAVQAGGQLGHAAPATAEVFWRAVLPHSPLPDAVLRLLKQPAAEATSFVRDPEDRPPFDYRDYSRSSSDDEPSKRTGAASGAGGFDYDNYSGADERRGATDEYKAPSSSPAGSGASMARGGKAETTTVFFHEEAVRVGKRLPFRFPPATPAALGFLPRQVADSVPFTTAALPGVLATFGVASDSATVASMEATLRACESPTIAGESKFCATSLEALVERAMGVLGTRDIRPVTSTLPRAGAPLQTYAVRSVRPVEGGPVFVACHDEAYPYTVYRCHTTGPSRAYMVDMEGARGGDAVTIATVCHTDTSLWNPEHVSFKLLGTKPGGTPVCHLMPYGHIIWAKNVKRSTA